Proteins encoded within one genomic window of Nonomuraea gerenzanensis:
- a CDS encoding PD-(D/E)XK nuclease-like domain-containing protein: MTAVEAPPLGAGVHDIPHDAYISDPVSGGSLSSTGARKLLQPGGPAKFRWEKDHPEPPRKTFDLGHAAHQLVLGAGPELELIPADEWRTKEIKAQVARARERGAVPLRPADWQMVHGMADAIRRHPVASRLFEPGAGQAEQSLIWQDSESGVWRRARPDWLRPGTDRLICCDYKTTISAADDAIAKTVANLGYHQQDAWYVDGLQALGLDDQPAFLFVLQEKAPPYLIRIVQLDPDAEWAGRRLNRRAIDIYAACTATGIWPGYDPEIGLISLPRWASIATFEESL; the protein is encoded by the coding sequence GTGACTGCCGTCGAAGCACCGCCGCTCGGCGCCGGCGTCCACGACATCCCCCACGACGCCTACATCTCCGACCCCGTGTCCGGCGGCAGCCTATCCAGCACCGGCGCGCGCAAACTCCTCCAGCCCGGCGGGCCCGCCAAGTTCCGCTGGGAGAAGGACCACCCGGAGCCGCCCAGGAAGACGTTCGACCTCGGCCACGCCGCCCACCAACTGGTGCTCGGCGCCGGGCCCGAACTCGAGCTCATCCCCGCCGACGAGTGGCGCACCAAGGAGATCAAGGCCCAGGTCGCCCGGGCTCGGGAGCGCGGCGCGGTGCCGCTGCGGCCCGCCGACTGGCAGATGGTGCACGGCATGGCCGACGCCATCCGCCGCCACCCCGTCGCCTCCCGCCTGTTCGAACCCGGCGCCGGCCAGGCCGAACAGAGCCTGATCTGGCAGGACAGCGAGAGCGGCGTGTGGCGGCGTGCCCGGCCCGACTGGCTGCGGCCCGGCACCGACCGGCTCATCTGCTGCGACTACAAGACCACGATCAGCGCCGCCGACGACGCCATCGCCAAGACGGTCGCCAACCTCGGCTACCACCAGCAGGACGCCTGGTACGTCGACGGGCTCCAGGCGCTCGGCCTCGACGACCAGCCCGCGTTCCTGTTCGTGCTGCAGGAGAAGGCGCCGCCGTACCTGATCCGCATCGTGCAGCTCGACCCCGACGCCGAATGGGCCGGCCGGCGGCTCAACCGCCGCGCCATCGACATCTACGCCGCCTGCACCGCCACCGGCATCTGGCCGGGCTACGACCCCGAGATCGGCCTCATCTCCCTGCCCCGCTGGGCGTCCATCGCCACCTTCGAGGAGAGCCTGTGA
- a CDS encoding DUF6197 family protein produces MTTTPQVVLDLAPGAVLARAADIIKANGIARNDYYHPDTDDPRACPVCVLGAIAVACGFHPDAWNHDNADLPFNPAYAAADALIDYLGLDPGPAYDETVGSWSDDNDLVRVVAELRAAAREAASA; encoded by the coding sequence ATGACCACCACCCCGCAGGTCGTCCTCGACCTGGCCCCTGGCGCCGTGCTGGCCCGCGCCGCCGACATCATCAAGGCGAACGGCATCGCCCGCAACGACTACTACCACCCCGACACCGACGACCCGCGCGCCTGCCCCGTCTGCGTGCTCGGCGCGATCGCCGTCGCCTGCGGCTTCCACCCCGACGCCTGGAACCACGACAACGCCGATCTCCCCTTCAACCCGGCGTACGCCGCCGCCGACGCGCTCATCGACTACCTCGGCCTCGACCCCGGCCCCGCCTACGACGAGACGGTCGGCTCCTGGTCCGACGACAACGACCTGGTCCGGGTGGTCGCCGAGCTGCGCGCCGCCGCCAGAGAGGCGGCCAGCGCATGA
- a CDS encoding DUF2493 domain-containing protein, whose product MRNELTEAQLLTACTRCGHQRAVHTGGASSWGWGIYEPTWAGCAGWCSEVFCSCTVYTDDPAAAPAPPVAFTPPTPHQPQPCGFFAHGDRRRCGTHPARLYANGWRCASHSPSVLAGRAEPQGGSCAPGRHYCPPEARCSTWEWQQQPWRLLATGGRDRTDKTRIGAALDDVLRLHPVLTVVHGACYPKPERGVRPDRSADWLVHLWCERAGVKEETHPADWRRHGRAAGPIRNGEMVALGADEALAFPGAGPGTYDCMRKASAAGITVRPIWPHTPKAVTS is encoded by the coding sequence GTGAGAAACGAGCTCACCGAGGCGCAGCTCCTCACCGCATGCACGCGGTGCGGGCACCAGCGAGCCGTACACACCGGCGGCGCCAGCTCCTGGGGGTGGGGCATCTACGAACCCACCTGGGCCGGTTGCGCAGGCTGGTGCAGCGAGGTGTTCTGCTCCTGCACGGTCTACACCGACGACCCGGCCGCGGCGCCCGCACCGCCGGTCGCGTTCACGCCGCCGACGCCGCACCAGCCGCAGCCCTGCGGGTTCTTCGCGCACGGCGACCGGCGCCGGTGCGGCACCCACCCGGCCCGGCTGTACGCCAACGGGTGGCGGTGTGCCAGCCACAGCCCGTCAGTCCTCGCCGGCCGTGCAGAGCCTCAGGGTGGTTCCTGCGCGCCCGGCCGGCACTACTGCCCGCCCGAGGCGCGGTGCTCGACGTGGGAGTGGCAGCAGCAGCCGTGGCGGCTCCTCGCCACCGGCGGCCGCGACCGCACCGACAAGACCCGCATCGGCGCTGCCCTCGATGACGTGCTCCGCCTGCACCCCGTGCTGACCGTCGTGCACGGCGCCTGCTACCCGAAACCCGAACGCGGCGTCCGCCCCGACCGGTCCGCTGACTGGCTCGTCCACCTATGGTGCGAGCGCGCCGGCGTCAAAGAAGAGACCCACCCGGCCGACTGGCGGCGGCACGGCCGGGCGGCCGGCCCGATCCGGAACGGCGAGATGGTGGCGCTCGGAGCTGATGAGGCGCTGGCGTTCCCCGGCGCCGGGCCAGGCACCTACGACTGCATGCGCAAGGCGTCCGCTGCCGGGATCACCGTCCGCCCCATCTGGCCGCACACCCCCAAGGCGGTGACCTCGTAA
- a CDS encoding phosphoadenosine phosphosulfate reductase family protein: MTRRQRHIQPRLPGIGDHVEKTPPKAGQTPPARTLDEAIARAHDLIGEVLDRYPIVARQALFSGGDDSSVMLHLVHEYLDSSANDAVLHVNTGIGIEDTRDHVGDVTRRWNLPLIDLYPRDNYDDLVLGGVIATRGPNAGKRPVWIGFPGPGGDSHKVMFRRLKDEPLQRRRAEIVGNRGRSKKVLYLAGMRWDESERRFRNASEIDPEGAIIWVSPIVHFTNAQMLEYRERFLVPRNPVAINMHGSGECKCGAYAKKGELDEIEFWYPKTAYRIRALEKRARDEGIAACRWGERPPGAPEGLSDSSPGRLCAKCVPQRDDQPDLMTTWQEMGLLKPPAAPAETLRMEPTRNSHGRGECPECGLDCALTPAGNIWAHGWRLYDEGASGACEGAGGPPVGPDMPRRWKYADNSEPAPWPEVVP; the protein is encoded by the coding sequence ATGACGCGACGTCAGCGGCACATCCAGCCACGCCTGCCCGGCATCGGCGACCACGTCGAGAAGACGCCGCCGAAGGCTGGGCAGACGCCGCCGGCGCGCACCCTGGACGAGGCCATCGCCCGGGCGCACGACCTGATCGGCGAAGTGCTCGACCGGTATCCGATCGTGGCCCGGCAGGCGCTGTTCTCCGGCGGCGACGACTCCAGTGTGATGTTGCACCTCGTCCACGAATACCTGGACTCGTCCGCGAACGACGCCGTCCTGCACGTCAACACCGGCATCGGCATCGAAGACACCCGCGACCACGTCGGTGACGTCACCCGCCGCTGGAACCTGCCACTGATCGACCTATACCCGCGCGACAACTACGACGACCTGGTCCTCGGCGGCGTCATCGCCACCCGCGGACCCAACGCCGGCAAACGCCCCGTGTGGATCGGGTTCCCCGGCCCGGGCGGCGACTCGCACAAGGTGATGTTCCGGCGGCTCAAGGACGAGCCGCTGCAGCGGCGCCGCGCCGAAATCGTCGGCAACCGCGGCCGGAGCAAGAAGGTGCTCTACCTGGCCGGGATGCGGTGGGATGAGTCCGAGCGGCGCTTCCGCAACGCCTCTGAGATCGACCCCGAAGGCGCGATCATCTGGGTGTCGCCGATCGTGCACTTCACCAACGCACAGATGCTGGAGTACCGCGAGCGGTTCCTCGTCCCACGCAACCCGGTCGCGATCAACATGCACGGGTCCGGCGAGTGTAAGTGCGGCGCGTACGCCAAGAAGGGCGAACTCGACGAGATCGAGTTCTGGTATCCGAAGACCGCCTACCGCATCCGCGCCCTCGAAAAGCGTGCCCGCGACGAAGGCATCGCCGCCTGCCGGTGGGGAGAGCGCCCGCCCGGCGCCCCTGAGGGGCTATCCGACAGCTCGCCCGGGCGACTGTGCGCCAAGTGCGTGCCGCAACGCGACGACCAGCCCGACCTGATGACCACCTGGCAGGAGATGGGTCTCCTCAAGCCTCCCGCCGCCCCGGCCGAGACCCTGCGTATGGAGCCAACCCGCAACAGCCACGGGCGCGGCGAATGCCCCGAGTGCGGACTCGACTGCGCCCTCACCCCCGCCGGCAACATCTGGGCGCACGGGTGGCGGCTCTACGACGAAGGCGCCAGCGGCGCCTGTGAGGGCGCCGGCGGGCCGCCGGTCGGGCCCGACATGCCGCGCCGCTGGAAGTACGCCGACAACAGCGAACCCGCGCCGTGGCCGGAGGTCGTGCCGTGA
- a CDS encoding DUF6247 family protein yields MLFDCAYWHTVDKARITYDLTPINECVAYWWWQAVRRRTQKPTRAPFSRQRAMST; encoded by the coding sequence GTGCTCTTCGATTGTGCCTACTGGCACACCGTCGACAAGGCCAGGATCACCTACGATCTGACCCCGATCAACGAGTGCGTCGCCTACTGGTGGTGGCAGGCCGTCAGAAGGCGGACCCAGAAGCCTACCAGGGCACCGTTCTCGCGGCAGAGAGCCATGAGTACCTGA
- a CDS encoding helix-turn-helix domain-containing protein → MKSSPKVDGRQQQDDHLPLLLTIPQVAKELGLKSRDAVYDRIRSGQLRAVDVAGPGSTRTLLRVPADSLRDYIRACPEVHNP, encoded by the coding sequence GTGAAGAGCTCGCCGAAGGTCGACGGCCGCCAGCAGCAGGACGACCACCTGCCGCTGCTGCTCACCATTCCCCAGGTTGCCAAGGAGCTCGGGCTCAAGAGCCGTGACGCCGTCTACGACCGCATCCGCTCCGGCCAGCTCCGCGCCGTGGACGTGGCCGGGCCCGGCAGCACCCGCACCCTCCTGCGCGTTCCGGCCGACTCGCTGCGCGACTACATCCGCGCTTGCCCCGAAGTGCACAACCCCTGA
- a CDS encoding trypsin-like serine peptidase, which yields MKRTLAALGLGIVLVGSTATPAQAAVASVPLAGTAAAGLQTAAFWLADGGANLRNATPYAVRTSVSVTDLPVAPVPDGKPGSTAPLIPPDGEDPATVGKVFFVGGDGQPHWCTGTALQSQYRNLVATAGHCVLDIEGASAAQSHVVFVPGYADGAAPEGLYVGKSAFVHDEFSLYDDLERDYAFMTVYNGVAADSAGVLSDTGRLGDNTGGQGFAWNQPAGSSLRLLGYPAGPHPDGTLPYNGRNLQQSTGTASWVAAPELSAEWLVGVDSPFTGEGSLGSAWLLRYEASKQLGYLNGVTMSVSDTDADNRYDTGVSAYFDSQAAMIYKAAAASWTGRLV from the coding sequence ATGAAGCGCACACTGGCCGCGTTAGGTCTCGGCATCGTGCTGGTGGGCAGCACCGCCACGCCGGCCCAGGCCGCGGTGGCCTCGGTCCCGCTGGCCGGCACCGCCGCCGCCGGGCTGCAGACCGCGGCGTTCTGGCTCGCCGACGGGGGCGCCAACCTCAGGAACGCCACACCGTACGCCGTGCGGACGTCGGTCTCCGTGACCGACCTGCCCGTCGCACCCGTCCCGGACGGCAAGCCCGGCAGCACCGCGCCGCTGATCCCCCCGGACGGCGAGGATCCCGCGACCGTGGGCAAGGTGTTCTTCGTCGGCGGCGACGGGCAGCCGCACTGGTGCACCGGCACTGCCCTGCAGAGCCAGTACCGCAACCTCGTCGCCACGGCCGGGCACTGCGTGCTCGACATCGAGGGCGCCTCGGCCGCGCAGAGCCACGTGGTGTTCGTGCCCGGCTACGCCGACGGTGCGGCGCCCGAGGGGCTGTACGTCGGCAAGAGCGCCTTCGTCCACGACGAGTTCTCCCTCTACGACGACCTGGAGCGCGACTACGCGTTCATGACCGTCTACAACGGCGTCGCCGCCGACTCCGCGGGCGTGCTGAGCGACACCGGGCGGCTGGGCGACAACACCGGCGGGCAGGGGTTCGCCTGGAACCAGCCGGCCGGCTCCTCGCTCAGGCTCCTCGGCTATCCGGCGGGCCCGCACCCCGACGGGACCCTGCCCTACAACGGGCGCAACCTCCAGCAGTCCACCGGGACGGCGTCCTGGGTGGCGGCCCCCGAGCTGTCCGCCGAATGGCTCGTCGGCGTCGACTCCCCGTTCACCGGTGAAGGCTCGCTCGGCTCCGCGTGGCTGCTGCGCTACGAAGCGAGCAAGCAGCTCGGCTACCTCAACGGCGTCACGATGAGCGTGTCCGACACCGATGCCGACAACCGTTACGACACCGGCGTATCGGCGTACTTCGACTCCCAGGCAGCCATGATCTACAAGGCCGCGGCGGCGTCCTGGACCGGTCGCCTCGTGTAG
- a CDS encoding HAD hydrolase-like protein: protein MSQGLGVWAQAGVAGVDERTISRQRQVRDDYYQEYLRTEAIEIEGVVEALAELSKYVRMAIVTTAKRADLELIHERRQIRQFMDFVVVREDYRFAKPYPEPYLIGLKRFGAAEEESTLWLNCGTSSAGDLWGGDQRLLCRAAPSAGGKSGPGRVVVCRRCW, encoded by the coding sequence ATGAGCCAGGGTTTGGGCGTGTGGGCCCAGGCCGGGGTGGCTGGTGTTGATGAACGCACCATCAGCAGGCAGCGTCAGGTCCGTGACGATTACTATCAGGAATATCTGAGAACGGAAGCCATCGAGATCGAAGGGGTTGTTGAGGCTCTGGCCGAACTTTCGAAGTATGTCAGGATGGCCATCGTGACGACTGCCAAGCGTGCGGATCTCGAACTGATCCATGAGAGGCGCCAGATCAGGCAGTTCATGGATTTCGTTGTCGTTCGTGAAGATTACCGGTTTGCCAAGCCGTATCCGGAACCATATCTGATCGGCCTGAAGCGCTTCGGGGCCGCCGAAGAGGAATCAACACTCTGGCTGAATTGCGGGACATCATCCGCGGGTGATCTCTGGGGTGGGGACCAGAGGCTGTTATGTCGAGCGGCCCCGTCCGCCGGCGGGAAATCTGGGCCTGGACGGGTGGTGGTGTGCCGCCGATGCTGGTGA
- a CDS encoding helix-turn-helix transcriptional regulator, which translates to MTNPGFTWVNPDSQEVVPGRRILPGVIRAVLSVPVGKTPGRLGLWLREELTQRGYNLEFRGQSRFAQEAGVAASIINRILHEDRGATNDVLRRIGKALGYTLGEVLELSGLATREDLALRPRDELQAMADAPYTDPHERQIWAWTDLPEDVREQVVIALRATLMHREQKSDRSDADVHPIRHRHDTG; encoded by the coding sequence GTGACCAACCCCGGCTTCACGTGGGTAAACCCGGACAGTCAGGAAGTGGTGCCCGGACGGCGCATATTGCCGGGAGTGATCAGAGCTGTATTATCTGTGCCCGTGGGCAAAACTCCTGGTCGGCTTGGCCTCTGGCTACGCGAGGAGCTGACTCAACGCGGCTACAACCTTGAGTTTCGGGGGCAGTCGCGGTTCGCGCAGGAGGCCGGCGTCGCCGCCTCCATCATCAACCGCATCCTGCATGAGGATCGCGGCGCCACGAACGATGTCCTGCGCCGGATCGGCAAGGCGCTTGGTTACACGCTCGGCGAGGTGCTTGAACTCAGCGGCCTGGCCACGCGGGAAGACCTGGCTCTCCGGCCGCGTGACGAGCTGCAGGCGATGGCCGATGCGCCCTATACCGACCCGCACGAGCGTCAGATCTGGGCATGGACCGACCTGCCCGAGGATGTGCGCGAGCAAGTGGTCATCGCGCTGCGGGCGACGCTCATGCATCGCGAGCAGAAGAGCGATCGGTCTGACGCCGACGTGCATCCGATCCGCCACCGCCATGACACTGGGTGA
- a CDS encoding MazG-like family protein, whose translation MSTENALWQHVRNVLAWVDEANPRTSHEISMRLLKVSEEAGEVASAYIGWTGQNPRKGHTHSVDDVIAECFDTAVTALVAAATLAGDIAAAQAALGQHLARRGPRLAVLVEGATP comes from the coding sequence GTGAGCACCGAAAACGCTTTGTGGCAGCACGTGCGCAACGTGCTCGCCTGGGTTGACGAGGCCAACCCGCGCACCAGCCACGAGATCTCCATGCGCCTCCTGAAGGTCTCGGAGGAGGCCGGGGAGGTCGCGTCCGCCTACATCGGGTGGACCGGCCAAAACCCTAGGAAGGGCCACACGCACAGCGTCGACGACGTGATCGCCGAATGCTTTGACACTGCCGTCACCGCGCTGGTTGCCGCGGCCACGCTCGCCGGCGACATCGCCGCCGCGCAAGCCGCCCTCGGGCAGCATCTGGCCCGGCGCGGCCCCCGCCTGGCCGTTCTCGTCGAAGGAGCCACCCCGTGA
- the dnaN gene encoding DNA polymerase III subunit beta, giving the protein MKISVEPKLLADTVAWAASVLPNQAGHPILSGIHFEAADGSDAVTISATDNDVSVRATIACNEVAEPGRALLPGRVLNEAVKTLPGRRYVSIAAGERETTFQCGRAEFSLPIMAVKDFPALPEPATTVGSVGAKELAEAVAQVAPATAHHSSTPMYVVVRLAFEGEILTCVGTDSYRIATSRTTWTPARPGPVTAAHAAAVSLRDLLRGFADGEAAIGLNESLLSLTGDGRTATIRLIAIEQYINYQGGMSITFPSWAEADRADLLEAAKRVALFTSKDEAVYLTLTDDAIHIGGGTGQIGKGSDVIDCRFDGDEAMTLKFQPQFLADAISAVHTDRVRIGVLAPHRPCLLASTDEQYRYLCMPLRADS; this is encoded by the coding sequence ATGAAAATCTCCGTCGAACCGAAGCTGCTCGCCGACACGGTGGCATGGGCGGCCAGCGTGCTGCCCAACCAGGCCGGCCACCCCATCCTCAGCGGCATTCACTTCGAGGCCGCAGACGGCAGTGACGCGGTCACCATCAGCGCCACCGACAACGACGTCTCCGTGCGCGCGACCATCGCGTGCAACGAGGTCGCCGAACCGGGGCGGGCGCTGCTGCCCGGCCGGGTGCTCAACGAGGCGGTCAAGACCCTGCCCGGTCGCCGATATGTCAGCATCGCTGCAGGCGAGCGGGAGACCACCTTCCAGTGCGGGCGGGCGGAGTTCTCGCTGCCCATCATGGCCGTGAAGGACTTCCCGGCACTACCCGAGCCGGCCACCACGGTCGGCTCGGTCGGCGCCAAGGAGCTGGCCGAGGCGGTTGCGCAGGTAGCACCGGCCACCGCGCACCACAGCTCCACGCCCATGTACGTGGTGGTGCGCCTCGCCTTCGAAGGCGAGATCCTGACGTGCGTCGGCACCGACTCCTATCGGATCGCCACCAGCCGCACCACCTGGACCCCGGCCCGGCCCGGGCCGGTCACGGCGGCGCACGCGGCAGCAGTGTCGCTGCGAGACCTGCTGCGGGGCTTCGCCGACGGCGAGGCCGCCATCGGCCTCAACGAGAGCCTGCTGTCCCTGACCGGTGACGGCCGCACCGCCACCATCCGCCTGATCGCCATCGAGCAGTACATCAACTACCAGGGCGGCATGAGCATCACCTTCCCGTCCTGGGCCGAGGCCGACCGCGCGGACCTCCTGGAAGCCGCCAAGCGGGTGGCCCTGTTCACCAGCAAGGACGAGGCGGTCTATCTCACGCTCACCGACGATGCCATCCACATCGGCGGCGGCACCGGACAGATCGGCAAGGGCAGCGACGTCATCGACTGCCGCTTCGACGGCGACGAGGCGATGACGCTCAAGTTCCAGCCGCAGTTCCTGGCTGACGCGATCAGCGCCGTGCACACCGATCGCGTGCGCATCGGGGTGCTGGCTCCCCACCGGCCCTGCCTGCTGGCCAGCACCGACGAGCAGTACCGCTACCTGTGCATGCCACTGCGGGCGGACTCATGA
- a CDS encoding peptidoglycan recognition protein family protein → MAVGSCWHNAPSLPLGHANCRSIGIEAENDGKASWPKAQLDAYKRQL, encoded by the coding sequence GTGGCTGTGGGCTCGTGCTGGCACAACGCGCCCAGCCTGCCGCTCGGCCACGCCAACTGCCGGTCGATCGGCATCGAAGCCGAGAACGACGGCAAGGCGTCATGGCCGAAGGCGCAGCTCGACGCGTACAAGCGGCAGTTGTAA
- a CDS encoding DUF6082 family protein, whose product MRTRAARLTVTALIVIAGIAIGIALLVSPIALRGIAELAPASQWALLGEVGEAYGPVATLVSAAALLAVAMSVIMQVRTTRISAFHNLRTRQFEVARTYFDHPALIQAEGTAWTGHADDFQVLLSVVLNQWIAHWETMYELGLLNDAEVRHSAGHIFTGTAGRQFWASRRDHLRISATTRRKKAFHRLMNEEFAAASIVKAHPIVVPTPDKSRESLVVAAAGLLGVAALILGLQQLRATNSRTSRG is encoded by the coding sequence ATGCGGACACGCGCAGCGCGCTTGACCGTTACAGCACTCATCGTCATCGCCGGCATCGCCATCGGCATTGCTCTCCTCGTGTCCCCGATAGCGCTAAGGGGCATCGCCGAGCTCGCTCCAGCATCCCAGTGGGCCCTACTAGGCGAGGTTGGCGAAGCCTACGGCCCCGTGGCCACTCTGGTCAGTGCCGCAGCCCTGTTGGCAGTTGCCATGTCAGTGATCATGCAGGTGAGAACCACACGCATCTCCGCTTTTCACAACCTCCGCACCCGCCAGTTCGAGGTGGCGCGCACCTACTTCGACCATCCCGCCCTCATACAAGCCGAGGGAACCGCGTGGACAGGCCACGCGGATGACTTCCAGGTGCTGCTTTCGGTAGTCCTCAACCAGTGGATCGCGCACTGGGAAACCATGTACGAGCTCGGCCTGCTGAACGACGCAGAGGTACGGCATTCAGCGGGCCATATCTTTACAGGAACGGCTGGACGACAATTCTGGGCCTCTCGTCGCGATCATTTGCGGATCAGCGCTACAACCCGGCGGAAGAAGGCTTTCCACCGCCTGATGAACGAAGAATTCGCCGCCGCCTCCATTGTGAAGGCCCATCCCATCGTTGTCCCGACACCCGACAAGTCCCGAGAGTCACTCGTGGTTGCCGCAGCGGGGCTGCTTGGCGTCGCCGCACTCATCCTCGGTCTACAGCAACTGCGGGCCACCAACTCCAGGACAAGCAGAGGCTGA
- a CDS encoding glycoside hydrolase family 6 protein — MRLFTPTRAAALAAVLTAATLTVPPPASAAAQLITNGTFTGGTTTPWTAIGQTAVAAESERMRIEVTQVVANPWDAMVAAPTTAALNPGKSYTLSFDAYSTVAFTARATVQYTATPSSNQSLATDVRLTTGSKRYSIPFTAASASATAAEVTFQLGGSGGRPVVRLDNVSLMETQTTRPASLYVSPLSHPAKWAADNGDTNIMTNIGSKPIFEWFGGWFGDLTQAVDTYVGAAQAQDRLPMLVAYNIPNRDACAGHSGGGAGDAAGYHAWITEFAKAIGTRHAIVVLEPDGVAAAGCVTRIGKDPEDQYRMLLDATQVLRAQAPNAWVYLDAGNATWIPAADMAPLLVKSGIANSRGFAVNVSNYFTTADSETYATAVKGHLAGTVGAKTYVIDTSRNGNGPYVDSTPEDNWCNPPRRKLGTPPRQQATGAEYLFWVKVPGDSDGPCGIAGTTPAGTFSPDLARALINGNP; from the coding sequence GTGCGACTCTTCACCCCCACCAGAGCCGCGGCCTTAGCCGCCGTCCTGACCGCCGCCACGTTAACCGTCCCCCCTCCCGCCTCCGCCGCCGCCCAGCTCATCACGAACGGCACCTTCACCGGCGGAACCACCACCCCCTGGACAGCCATCGGCCAGACCGCCGTCGCGGCCGAGTCCGAGCGCATGCGGATCGAGGTCACGCAGGTCGTGGCCAACCCGTGGGACGCGATGGTGGCCGCGCCGACCACCGCCGCGCTGAACCCGGGCAAGAGCTACACGCTCTCCTTCGACGCCTACTCCACCGTCGCGTTCACGGCCAGGGCCACGGTGCAGTACACCGCCACCCCCAGTTCCAACCAGTCGCTCGCCACCGATGTGCGGCTGACCACCGGGAGCAAGCGCTACAGCATCCCGTTCACGGCCGCGTCCGCCTCCGCGACGGCGGCCGAGGTGACCTTCCAGCTCGGCGGGTCCGGTGGCAGGCCGGTCGTGCGGCTCGACAACGTCTCGCTGATGGAGACGCAGACGACCAGGCCCGCGAGCCTGTACGTGTCGCCGCTGTCGCACCCCGCCAAGTGGGCCGCGGACAACGGTGACACCAACATCATGACGAACATCGGCAGCAAGCCGATCTTCGAGTGGTTCGGCGGCTGGTTCGGCGATCTGACGCAGGCCGTGGACACCTACGTCGGCGCAGCGCAGGCGCAGGACCGGCTGCCGATGCTGGTGGCCTACAACATCCCCAACCGCGACGCGTGCGCGGGTCACTCGGGCGGAGGCGCCGGCGACGCGGCCGGGTACCACGCCTGGATCACCGAGTTCGCCAAGGCCATCGGCACCCGGCACGCCATCGTCGTGCTGGAGCCCGACGGGGTCGCCGCCGCCGGGTGCGTGACGCGCATCGGCAAGGACCCCGAGGACCAGTACCGGATGTTGCTGGACGCGACGCAGGTGCTGCGCGCGCAGGCGCCGAACGCGTGGGTGTACCTGGACGCGGGCAACGCCACCTGGATCCCGGCCGCGGACATGGCGCCGCTGCTGGTGAAGTCGGGCATCGCCAACAGCCGGGGCTTCGCGGTGAACGTCTCCAACTACTTCACCACCGCCGACAGCGAGACCTACGCGACCGCGGTCAAGGGCCACCTGGCGGGCACGGTGGGCGCGAAGACGTACGTGATCGACACCAGCCGGAACGGCAACGGCCCGTACGTGGACAGCACGCCTGAGGACAACTGGTGCAACCCGCCGCGCCGCAAGCTGGGCACCCCGCCGCGGCAGCAGGCGACGGGCGCCGAGTACCTGTTCTGGGTCAAGGTGCCGGGCGACTCCGACGGGCCGTGCGGCATCGCCGGTACGACCCCCGCGGGCACCTTCAGCCCCGACCTGGCCAGGGCCCTGATCAACGGCAATCCCTGA
- a CDS encoding MerR family transcriptional regulator, with protein sequence MARKTARCTCPADGKLVFLGHLKTCPEVADEVHQPAIQLTFQQVIDRGLSLRAVAYWIDRGYLHPITRGRGTAREWPQVELQVADLMRRLCDAGFTPAAASVIARTYAAVPVPMRIGPGLTLTIKDEPPAEGL encoded by the coding sequence ATGGCCCGCAAGACCGCACGCTGCACCTGCCCGGCCGACGGGAAGCTTGTCTTCCTTGGTCACCTCAAGACCTGCCCCGAAGTCGCCGACGAGGTCCATCAGCCCGCAATCCAGCTCACCTTCCAGCAGGTCATCGACCGCGGGCTGTCACTGCGCGCCGTCGCCTACTGGATCGACCGCGGCTACCTGCACCCCATCACACGCGGGCGCGGCACGGCGCGTGAATGGCCACAAGTTGAATTGCAGGTCGCTGACCTGATGCGCAGGCTGTGCGACGCCGGCTTCACGCCTGCCGCGGCCTCCGTTATCGCCCGCACCTACGCGGCCGTGCCCGTGCCGATGCGGATCGGACCCGGCCTCACCCTCACCATCAAAGACGAGCCGCCCGCGGAGGGGTTGTGA